Proteins co-encoded in one Actinomadura luteofluorescens genomic window:
- a CDS encoding LCP family protein: protein MSDKDPRRDDLAGDEAARRPPAAPETPGDAVPGSPEDGKSEDTEEPTGGTESAASGDEADESAPSDTAAPARRAGRRRKGLRWVAIGAAALLLVAGGGAAWLYHDLVGGIEQKHVSDKLGVNRPKKLNKSLNILLIGSDTREGENSEYAVPGMAGARSDTTILLHLSPNRDQAVGISFPRDSMVKMPSCKKEKGGTVPAQFGMLNAAFAYAGPTCTWKTLESLTGIHIDHFVQVDFAGFKRMVDALGGVEICVDKPVRDPRAELYLKAGKQTVKGDDALGYVRARYSLGDGSDLERIERQQKFMAAVVDKATSGSVLKDPAKTYKFLKAATKSMTTDDDLDLAGMRKLADGLKGMSAGQVRFVTVPVEGYAPDPNRVQWNEELAKPLFEAVRHDDDLPAEPAKPARPAPAPPSPGKVHVTVVDAGAKDKQVERVVNQLRRRGFAVAKKVEKAAAAPESRLVYAPAAEAQASALARDVPDALLTSETTGPPDGVRLVIGAKGLRLAPPAINRIGGGVKAGRKLCG, encoded by the coding sequence ATGAGCGACAAAGACCCGCGCCGCGACGACCTCGCGGGGGACGAGGCCGCCCGCCGACCACCGGCGGCTCCGGAGACGCCAGGCGACGCCGTCCCCGGCTCCCCGGAGGACGGAAAGAGCGAGGACACCGAAGAACCGACCGGCGGGACGGAGTCGGCCGCGTCCGGCGACGAGGCGGATGAATCCGCGCCCTCCGATACCGCGGCCCCGGCCCGGCGGGCCGGCCGGCGGCGGAAGGGGCTGCGGTGGGTCGCGATCGGCGCGGCCGCGCTGCTGCTCGTCGCGGGCGGCGGCGCGGCGTGGCTCTACCACGACCTCGTAGGCGGGATCGAGCAGAAGCACGTCAGCGACAAGCTCGGCGTGAACCGGCCGAAGAAGCTGAACAAGTCGCTCAACATCCTCCTGATCGGGTCCGACACCAGGGAGGGCGAGAACTCGGAGTACGCGGTGCCGGGGATGGCCGGGGCACGGTCGGACACCACGATCCTGCTGCATCTCTCGCCGAACCGGGACCAGGCGGTCGGGATCAGCTTTCCGCGCGACTCGATGGTGAAGATGCCGTCGTGCAAGAAGGAGAAGGGCGGCACCGTCCCGGCGCAGTTCGGAATGCTGAACGCGGCGTTCGCGTATGCGGGGCCGACGTGCACGTGGAAGACGCTGGAGTCGCTCACCGGCATCCACATCGACCATTTCGTGCAGGTGGACTTCGCCGGGTTCAAGCGGATGGTGGACGCTCTGGGCGGCGTCGAGATCTGCGTCGACAAGCCCGTGAGGGACCCGAGGGCCGAGCTGTACCTGAAGGCCGGGAAGCAGACCGTGAAGGGCGATGACGCGCTCGGCTACGTGCGTGCGCGCTACTCGCTCGGTGACGGCTCCGACCTGGAACGCATCGAGCGGCAGCAGAAGTTCATGGCCGCGGTCGTCGACAAGGCCACCAGCGGGTCCGTCCTCAAGGATCCGGCGAAGACGTACAAGTTCCTCAAGGCCGCGACCAAGTCGATGACGACCGACGACGACCTGGATCTGGCGGGGATGCGGAAGCTCGCGGACGGGTTGAAGGGGATGAGCGCGGGCCAGGTGCGGTTCGTCACCGTCCCCGTGGAGGGGTACGCGCCGGACCCGAACCGCGTCCAGTGGAACGAGGAACTCGCGAAGCCGCTGTTCGAGGCGGTCCGGCACGACGACGACCTGCCCGCGGAGCCGGCCAAGCCCGCCCGGCCGGCTCCGGCGCCGCCCTCGCCCGGCAAGGTGCACGTCACCGTGGTCGACGCGGGCGCCAAGGACAAGCAGGTCGAACGGGTCGTGAACCAACTCCGGCGGCGCGGGTTCGCGGTGGCGAAGAAGGTCGAGAAGGCCGCCGCGGCACCGGAGAGCCGCCTGGTCTACGCGCCGGCGGCCGAGGCGCAGGCGTCGGCGCTCGCGCGGGACGTCCCGGACGCTCTGCTCACCTCCGAGACCACCGGACCGCCGGACGGCGTCCGGCTCGTCATCGGAGCCAAGGGGCTGCGGCTCGCGCCGCCCGCCATCAACAGGATCGGCGGGGGCGTCAAGGCCGGCCGCAAGCTCTGCGGCTGA
- a CDS encoding OmpA family protein has product MSRVRRPAVLASALALVLAVPAVAGADPGVPEPNRSQSVLSIDAGTSVHGIDLREAVIPLEEEEGDGGQVTVRISADVLFDFGKATLTATARRRIAELAPRLRGARGAVQVAGHSDSIGDPAYNLSLSEQRAEAVKAELANALTGTSTRIEAKGYGETKPVAPNEQGGKDDPAGRAKNRRVEITYEKS; this is encoded by the coding sequence GTGAGCCGCGTGCGCCGCCCGGCCGTCCTCGCGAGCGCCCTGGCCCTCGTGCTCGCCGTCCCGGCCGTCGCCGGGGCCGACCCCGGAGTGCCGGAACCGAACCGGTCCCAGAGTGTCCTGTCCATCGACGCCGGCACCTCCGTGCACGGCATCGACCTGCGGGAGGCGGTCATCCCCCTGGAGGAGGAAGAAGGCGACGGGGGGCAGGTCACCGTCCGCATCTCGGCGGACGTCCTGTTCGACTTCGGCAAGGCGACGCTCACCGCCACCGCCCGCCGCCGCATCGCCGAGCTGGCTCCCCGCCTCCGCGGCGCCCGGGGCGCCGTCCAGGTGGCGGGGCACTCCGACTCCATCGGGGACCCCGCCTACAACCTCTCGCTGTCCGAGCAGCGCGCCGAAGCGGTCAAGGCCGAGCTCGCGAACGCCCTGACCGGGACGAGCACGCGGATCGAGGCCAAGGGCTACGGCGAGACCAAGCCCGTCGCCCCCAACGAGCAGGGCGGCAAGGACGACCCCGCCGGCCGCGCAAAGAACCGCCGAGTCGAGATCACCTACGAAAAGAGCTGA
- a CDS encoding succinate dehydrogenase/fumarate reductase iron-sulfur subunit has translation MSYEAKFKVWRGDDGAGELTDYTVEVNEGEVVLDIIHRLQATQAPDLAVRWNCKAGKCGSCSAEVNGMPRLLCMTRMSTFDPEETITVTPVRTFPVIRDLVTDVSYNYQKAREVPSFDPGDAKPGELRMQQVDVERSQEFRKCIECFLCQNVCHVIRDHEENKPEYAGPRYLMRIAELEMHPADQADRRNIAQDDHGLGFCNITKCCTEVCPEHIKITDNALIPMKERVVGRRYDPLVWLGSKLGIVRKGEDTPSA, from the coding sequence ATGAGCTACGAGGCGAAGTTCAAGGTCTGGCGCGGCGACGACGGCGCGGGCGAGCTCACCGACTACACGGTCGAGGTGAACGAGGGCGAGGTCGTCCTCGACATCATCCACCGGCTGCAGGCCACGCAGGCGCCCGACCTCGCCGTCCGGTGGAACTGCAAGGCCGGCAAGTGCGGGTCGTGCTCCGCGGAGGTCAACGGCATGCCGCGGCTGCTGTGCATGACCCGGATGTCGACCTTCGACCCGGAGGAGACGATCACCGTCACCCCGGTCCGCACGTTCCCGGTGATCCGCGACCTGGTCACGGACGTGTCGTACAACTACCAGAAGGCCCGGGAGGTCCCCTCGTTCGACCCGGGGGACGCCAAGCCGGGCGAGCTGCGCATGCAGCAGGTGGACGTCGAGCGCTCGCAGGAGTTCCGCAAGTGCATCGAGTGCTTCCTGTGCCAGAACGTCTGCCACGTCATCCGTGACCACGAGGAGAACAAGCCCGAGTACGCGGGCCCGCGCTACCTCATGCGGATCGCGGAGCTGGAGATGCACCCGGCGGACCAGGCCGACCGCCGCAACATCGCGCAGGACGACCACGGTCTCGGCTTCTGCAACATCACCAAATGCTGCACCGAGGTCTGCCCGGAGCACATCAAGATCACCGACAACGCGCTGATCCCGATGAAGGAGCGTGTCGTCGGCCGCAGGTACGACCCGCTGGTGTGGCTCGGCAGCAAGCTCGGCATCGTGCGCAAGGGCGAGGACACCCCGTCCGCCTGA
- a CDS encoding Crp/Fnr family transcriptional regulator, translating into MSVLEGSFLGDLTPAEREELAACGRVREFDRGEALFAEGEDPGWVAILLQGRVKACAYREDGGQTVLAVRGPGALLGEVGAIDGLPRSATVTALEPVRALAVTADEFMMFLQAHGRVSVLIMRMLCHRWRDADRKRVEFGMFDATGRVAQRLVELAERFGVPYDRRTDAAGSDSVQITLNLSQEELAGWVGASREAVSKALRTLRRHGWIETGRRRLIVHDLQALRRHAR; encoded by the coding sequence ATGAGCGTCCTCGAAGGTTCGTTCCTCGGCGATCTCACCCCGGCGGAACGCGAGGAGCTGGCGGCCTGCGGCCGCGTCCGCGAGTTCGACCGGGGAGAGGCCCTCTTCGCCGAGGGGGAGGATCCCGGCTGGGTGGCGATCCTGCTGCAGGGCCGGGTCAAGGCGTGCGCCTACCGGGAGGACGGCGGCCAGACCGTCCTGGCGGTGCGCGGCCCGGGGGCGCTGCTCGGCGAGGTCGGCGCGATCGACGGGCTGCCCCGGTCGGCGACGGTCACGGCGCTCGAACCGGTGCGGGCGCTCGCGGTCACGGCCGACGAGTTCATGATGTTCCTGCAGGCCCACGGCCGCGTCTCCGTCCTCATCATGCGGATGCTGTGCCATCGCTGGCGCGACGCCGACCGCAAGCGCGTCGAGTTCGGCATGTTCGACGCGACGGGACGGGTGGCGCAGCGCCTCGTGGAGCTGGCGGAGCGTTTCGGCGTGCCCTACGACCGCCGGACGGACGCCGCGGGCAGCGACAGCGTCCAGATCACGCTGAACCTGTCGCAGGAGGAGCTGGCGGGCTGGGTGGGCGCGTCCCGCGAGGCGGTCAGCAAGGCCCTGCGCACGCTGCGCAGGCACGGCTGGATAGAGACGGGCCGCCGCCGCCTCATCGTCCACGACCTCCAGGCTTTACGCCGCCACGCGCGCTAA
- a CDS encoding serine/threonine-protein kinase — MNSGWVIGGRFTMLDRIGAGGTSRVWRAYDHAAGRYCAAKLVRQPGPTSMLRVVRERALRMAHPHVLTPYASCMADDDVLLAMDLVRGGSLETLLGDYGRLPPEYAAEVLDQLLAALSHIHGAGVVHRDVKPANLLLEPSPVGAPHVRLADFGIALGEADQRFTTTGFTVGTPGYLAPEVLDWDRPGPRQDLYAAGMVAWRMLTGAGDPEPRQRIGAAPPGVPPLLWAVVAHLCAADPGQRPAHADAGRRALAACRLELRFPVRTLDGEPLQIFDHLGPPPAPA, encoded by the coding sequence GTGAACTCGGGGTGGGTGATCGGCGGGCGGTTCACCATGCTCGACCGGATCGGAGCGGGAGGGACCAGCCGCGTGTGGCGCGCCTACGACCACGCGGCGGGACGGTACTGCGCGGCCAAGCTCGTCCGGCAGCCGGGACCGACGTCGATGCTGCGGGTCGTCCGGGAACGGGCGCTGCGCATGGCGCACCCCCATGTGCTGACCCCCTACGCCTCGTGCATGGCGGACGACGACGTCCTCCTCGCCATGGACCTCGTGCGCGGGGGCTCGCTGGAGACGCTCCTCGGTGACTACGGCAGGCTTCCGCCCGAGTACGCGGCCGAGGTCCTCGACCAGTTGCTGGCCGCGCTGAGCCACATCCACGGCGCCGGGGTCGTCCACCGGGACGTCAAGCCCGCCAACCTGCTGCTGGAGCCGAGTCCGGTCGGGGCGCCGCACGTGCGGCTCGCCGACTTCGGGATCGCGCTGGGGGAGGCCGACCAGCGCTTCACCACCACCGGCTTCACCGTGGGGACGCCGGGATACCTCGCCCCCGAGGTGCTCGACTGGGACCGGCCCGGCCCGCGCCAGGACCTGTACGCCGCCGGCATGGTCGCCTGGCGGATGCTGACCGGCGCCGGGGACCCCGAGCCGCGCCAGCGGATCGGCGCGGCGCCCCCCGGTGTGCCGCCCCTGCTGTGGGCGGTGGTCGCCCATCTGTGCGCGGCCGACCCGGGGCAGCGTCCCGCCCACGCCGACGCGGGGCGCCGGGCGCTGGCCGCGTGCCGGCTGGAGCTGCGCTTCCCCGTCCGCACGCTGGACGGCGAGCCCCTGCAGATCTTCGACCACCTGGGCCCGCCGCCCGCACCCGCGTGA
- a CDS encoding helix-turn-helix domain-containing protein gives MSVAEDTIVRNRALQTEWYGEPLGERVRPLLDRLGMSQSGLAGVLGLSAPMLSQLMSGQRAKISNPAVLHRLMAVEDLVAGPGFDALSPAGIQARLEEIKADSAATTSGMRGAVSGRVPAGPAPAGREGAAERAGGRAAAEPARLVQALLREVASAAEIEAAAGLIAGRFPDLAEVLRVYGAGRTSEAEAHFARTVLKEPAAEDGRGDRAVMP, from the coding sequence GTGAGCGTCGCCGAGGACACGATCGTCCGGAACCGCGCGCTGCAGACCGAGTGGTACGGCGAGCCGCTCGGCGAGCGCGTCCGGCCGCTGCTCGACCGCCTCGGGATGTCGCAGTCGGGGCTCGCCGGCGTGCTCGGGCTGTCGGCGCCGATGCTCTCCCAGCTGATGTCGGGCCAGCGCGCCAAGATCAGCAATCCGGCCGTCCTGCACCGGCTGATGGCCGTCGAGGACCTCGTCGCCGGGCCCGGCTTCGACGCGCTGAGCCCCGCCGGGATCCAGGCGCGCCTGGAGGAGATCAAGGCGGACTCGGCGGCCACCACGTCGGGGATGCGCGGCGCGGTCTCCGGGCGCGTTCCCGCCGGCCCCGCGCCGGCGGGCCGCGAGGGCGCGGCGGAGCGCGCGGGCGGGCGCGCCGCGGCCGAGCCGGCGCGGCTCGTCCAGGCCCTGCTGCGCGAGGTGGCGTCCGCTGCCGAGATCGAGGCGGCCGCCGGGCTGATCGCCGGCCGCTTCCCCGACCTCGCCGAGGTGCTGCGGGTCTACGGGGCCGGCCGTACGAGCGAGGCCGAGGCGCACTTCGCCCGGACCGTGCTGAAGGAGCCCGCGGCGGAGGACGGACGAGGCGACCGCGCGGTCATGCCGTAG
- a CDS encoding prepilin peptidase yields MVAFVLVPVGLVIGVLAAPLAAPYVGEVPRRRRIVMGLVTAALFGLLGWRAGYEPVLPALLYLAAAGTLLGFIDVGVKRLPDRFTLPSYGVAAALLAAAAPFTEDGLRRFEHALIGMAALFAVYFAQALLVPSGIGMGDVKLSGVLGLYLGWFGQDAWLIGLLATYLLGGLVALGILIVRRSRKGEFPYGPYMLAGALAAILSAVG; encoded by the coding sequence ATGGTCGCGTTCGTGTTGGTGCCCGTCGGGCTCGTGATCGGTGTGCTCGCGGCGCCGTTGGCGGCGCCGTACGTGGGCGAGGTCCCGCGCCGGCGCCGGATCGTGATGGGCCTGGTCACGGCGGCCCTGTTCGGCCTGCTCGGCTGGCGGGCCGGGTACGAGCCCGTCCTGCCCGCGCTGCTGTACCTCGCCGCCGCGGGCACCCTGCTCGGCTTCATCGACGTCGGGGTCAAGCGGCTGCCCGACCGGTTCACGCTCCCCTCCTATGGCGTCGCGGCGGCGCTCCTCGCCGCGGCCGCGCCGTTCACCGAGGACGGCCTGCGGCGCTTCGAGCACGCGCTCATCGGGATGGCGGCGCTGTTCGCGGTGTACTTCGCGCAGGCGCTGCTCGTCCCGTCCGGGATCGGGATGGGGGACGTCAAGCTGTCCGGCGTGCTCGGCCTCTATCTCGGCTGGTTCGGGCAGGACGCGTGGCTGATCGGCCTCCTGGCGACCTACCTGCTCGGCGGCCTCGTGGCCCTGGGCATCCTGATCGTCCGCCGGTCGCGCAAGGGCGAGTTCCCGTACGGGCCCTACATGCTCGCCGGGGCGCTCGCGGCGATCCTGTCCGCCGTGGGCTGA
- a CDS encoding fumarate reductase/succinate dehydrogenase flavoprotein subunit: protein MTEIERHLYDVVVIGAGGAGLRAAIEARLQGKKTAIISKSLFGKAHTVMAEGGAAAAMGNVNANDNWMVHFRDTMRGGKFMNSWRMAELHAKEAPERIWELELWGALFDRTKDGKISQRNFGGHEYPRLAHVGDRTGLELIRTAQQKIVALQQEDHAEHGDYEAKLKVWAETTVTRLLKDDDGKVCGAFGYVRETGKFVVFEAPAVVLATGGIGKAFKVTSNSWEYTGDGHALALLAGGSLLNMEFVQFHPTGMVWPPSVKGILVTESVRGDRGVLRNSEGKRFMFDYIPEVFKNQYATTEEEGDRWYDDPDNNKRPPELLPRDEVARAINSEVKAGRGSPHGGVFLTVVDRMPGGAAEIVKRLPSMYHQFKELADVDITKEPMEVGPTCHYVMGGVEVDPDTGAAKVPGLFAAGEVSGGMHGSNRLGGNSLSDLLVFGRRAGLGASEYVDALPARPAVPDAEIEAATAEAMAPFEREGGENPYAVHAELQQTMNELVGIIRKEEELQQAIASLGKLRERVANVSVDPVAVGDGRGYHPGWHLALDLRNMLLVSEAVAKAALERQESRGGHTRDDYPGMSAEWRKINLVCSLAGDPSSPHVELRRQPLTPMRTDLLELFDNDELKKYLSAEELPTPPAGQAPAGEEKDAPEPDAAAADAAENEEDGR from the coding sequence ATGACTGAGATCGAGAGGCACCTCTACGACGTCGTGGTGATCGGCGCGGGCGGCGCCGGGCTGCGCGCGGCGATCGAGGCGCGCCTCCAGGGCAAGAAGACCGCGATCATCTCCAAGTCGCTGTTCGGCAAGGCCCACACGGTGATGGCCGAGGGTGGCGCCGCCGCGGCGATGGGCAACGTCAACGCCAACGACAACTGGATGGTCCACTTCCGCGACACCATGCGCGGCGGCAAGTTCATGAACAGCTGGCGGATGGCGGAGCTGCACGCCAAGGAGGCCCCGGAGCGCATCTGGGAGCTGGAGCTGTGGGGCGCGCTGTTCGACCGCACCAAGGACGGCAAGATCAGCCAGCGGAACTTCGGCGGGCACGAGTACCCGCGGCTGGCGCACGTCGGCGACCGGACGGGCCTGGAGCTGATCCGCACCGCCCAGCAGAAGATCGTCGCCCTCCAGCAGGAGGACCACGCCGAGCACGGCGACTACGAGGCCAAGCTGAAGGTCTGGGCCGAGACGACGGTCACGCGGCTGCTGAAGGACGACGACGGCAAGGTCTGCGGCGCGTTCGGCTACGTCCGGGAGACCGGGAAGTTCGTCGTGTTCGAGGCGCCCGCGGTGGTGCTGGCGACCGGCGGCATCGGCAAGGCGTTCAAGGTCACGTCCAACTCCTGGGAGTACACGGGGGACGGGCACGCGCTGGCCCTGCTCGCGGGCGGATCGCTGCTGAACATGGAGTTCGTCCAGTTCCACCCCACGGGGATGGTCTGGCCGCCGTCGGTCAAGGGCATCCTCGTGACGGAGTCGGTGCGCGGCGACCGCGGCGTCCTGCGCAACTCCGAGGGCAAGCGGTTCATGTTCGACTACATCCCCGAGGTCTTCAAGAACCAGTACGCCACCACCGAGGAGGAGGGCGACCGCTGGTACGACGACCCCGACAACAACAAGCGCCCGCCCGAGCTGCTGCCGCGCGACGAGGTGGCGCGCGCGATCAACTCCGAGGTCAAGGCGGGACGGGGATCGCCGCACGGCGGGGTCTTCCTCACCGTCGTCGACCGGATGCCGGGCGGCGCCGCCGAGATCGTCAAGCGGCTGCCCTCGATGTACCACCAGTTCAAGGAGCTGGCGGACGTCGACATCACCAAGGAGCCGATGGAGGTCGGCCCGACCTGCCACTACGTGATGGGCGGGGTGGAGGTCGACCCCGACACCGGCGCGGCCAAGGTGCCCGGCCTGTTCGCGGCGGGCGAGGTCTCCGGCGGCATGCACGGCTCGAACCGGCTCGGCGGCAACTCGCTGTCGGACCTGCTGGTGTTCGGCCGCCGGGCGGGGCTCGGCGCGTCGGAGTACGTGGACGCCCTTCCCGCGCGTCCCGCCGTCCCCGACGCCGAGATCGAGGCGGCGACGGCCGAGGCGATGGCCCCGTTCGAGCGGGAGGGCGGCGAGAACCCCTACGCCGTCCACGCCGAGCTCCAGCAGACGATGAACGAGCTGGTCGGCATCATCCGCAAGGAGGAGGAGCTGCAGCAGGCGATCGCGTCGCTCGGCAAGCTCCGCGAGCGGGTCGCCAACGTCAGCGTCGACCCCGTCGCGGTCGGCGACGGGCGCGGCTACCACCCGGGCTGGCACCTCGCGCTGGACCTGCGCAACATGCTGCTGGTGTCCGAGGCGGTCGCGAAGGCGGCGCTGGAGCGCCAGGAGAGCCGCGGCGGCCACACCCGCGACGACTACCCGGGCATGTCCGCGGAGTGGCGGAAGATCAACCTGGTCTGCTCGCTGGCCGGCGACCCGTCCTCCCCGCACGTCGAGCTGAGGCGCCAGCCGCTGACGCCGATGCGGACGGACCTGCTCGAACTGTTCGACAACGACGAGCTGAAGAAGTACCTGAGCGCCGAGGAGCTGCCGACGCCCCCCGCCGGGCAGGCCCCCGCCGGCGAGGAGAAGGACGCGCCGGAGCCGGACGCGGCCGCCGCCGACGCCGCGGAGAACGAGGAGGACGGCCGATGA
- a CDS encoding OmpA family protein yields MVRRDDIGRRAPRALAVTLAAGLCLAACGGDGRPERAGGGHDRTGGAPATPAATPTPEPSSCPGGGRLIAAVEIPAVHGDPVRIPEAVIGGQRIPAVTIPGVDIPAQRVPAQCVEHRPAPGGCLGAVSIPGTSIPAVTIPAVRIPGVKARGIDAPAVEQAAVSSKSVSQPAVSSAEVCQSKPSKKGEYVSSVYRSGVYRSGLYRSSAYRSGLYRPRTCNDQGECLPSVSVPSVTAPGVNIPGVSVPGVSLKSYVAGPGQVIKGDDSIAYNIEADVLFDFGEAEIKPAAAAELGKIAKSLGEEVPDRATVQVDGHTDAKGDTASNQALSLRRAQAIVDWLASEGGIARSRLKATGYGETKPASPNTKPDGSDDPEGRAKNRRVVISAAR; encoded by the coding sequence ATGGTCCGGAGGGACGACATCGGGCGGCGGGCGCCGCGAGCACTCGCCGTCACCCTGGCGGCGGGTCTGTGCCTGGCCGCGTGCGGAGGCGACGGGCGACCCGAGCGAGCCGGAGGCGGGCACGACCGGACGGGCGGCGCCCCGGCGACGCCCGCCGCGACGCCCACTCCGGAGCCGTCGAGCTGCCCCGGCGGCGGCCGGCTGATCGCAGCGGTCGAGATCCCGGCCGTGCACGGCGACCCGGTGCGGATCCCCGAGGCCGTGATCGGCGGCCAGAGGATCCCGGCCGTCACGATCCCGGGCGTGGACATCCCCGCCCAGCGGGTCCCGGCCCAGTGCGTCGAGCACAGGCCCGCCCCGGGCGGCTGCCTCGGGGCGGTCAGCATCCCCGGGACCTCGATCCCGGCCGTGACGATCCCGGCCGTGCGGATCCCCGGGGTCAAGGCCCGCGGGATCGACGCACCGGCGGTCGAGCAGGCGGCCGTGTCGAGCAAGTCGGTCAGCCAGCCCGCCGTCTCCAGCGCGGAGGTCTGCCAGAGCAAGCCGTCGAAGAAGGGCGAGTACGTCAGCTCCGTGTACCGGTCCGGGGTCTACCGCAGCGGGCTGTACCGCAGTTCGGCCTACCGCAGCGGCCTGTACCGTCCGCGTACCTGCAACGACCAGGGGGAATGCCTGCCTTCGGTGTCCGTGCCCAGCGTCACGGCCCCGGGCGTCAACATCCCCGGCGTCAGCGTCCCCGGGGTGTCCCTCAAGTCCTACGTTGCCGGGCCCGGGCAGGTCATCAAGGGCGACGACAGCATCGCCTACAACATCGAGGCGGACGTCCTCTTCGACTTCGGCGAGGCCGAGATCAAGCCCGCCGCGGCGGCCGAGCTGGGCAAGATCGCCAAGTCGCTGGGCGAGGAGGTCCCGGACCGCGCGACCGTCCAGGTCGACGGCCACACCGACGCCAAGGGCGACACGGCGTCCAACCAGGCCCTCTCCCTGCGCCGCGCGCAGGCCATCGTCGACTGGCTGGCCTCCGAGGGCGGCATCGCCCGGTCCCGCCTCAAGGCCACCGGCTACGGCGAGACCAAGCCGGCCTCTCCCAACACCAAGCCGGACGGTTCCGACGACCCCGAGGGCCGCGCCAAGAACCGCCGCGTGGTCATCTCGGCCGCCCGGTAG
- a CDS encoding LysR family transcriptional regulator yields the protein MQLQQLAYFVAVAEVRHFTQAAELLRVAQPSLSKQIRALENELNVSLFSRARGNITLTPAGEALLPLAKRILADVDTARLEVQELVGLKRGRVRLGATPSLCAGLLADVLRRFHDTYPGIQLLVEEGGSRDLVRELTRGSLDMALVILPLHGDPPLDTTPILREYLVVASPAGPEPGAPERSPKAAPLPRRSYLRIEDLQNRPLVMFRPGYDLREATISACRAAGFEPRFAVEGGEMDAVLRFVEVGLGIAVVPSMVLAGRPGLRGTPLVLADEEARRGRHGPGLLRTIALAHRKDVELTHAARAFQETLQTFLVEAALAGSLPAGVETLVNA from the coding sequence GTGCAGTTGCAGCAGCTCGCCTACTTCGTCGCGGTCGCCGAGGTACGCCACTTCACGCAGGCCGCCGAGCTGCTGCGCGTCGCGCAGCCTTCGCTGTCCAAGCAGATCCGCGCGCTGGAGAACGAGCTGAACGTGTCGCTGTTCAGCCGCGCGCGGGGCAACATCACTCTGACTCCCGCCGGTGAGGCGCTGCTCCCGCTGGCGAAGCGCATACTGGCCGATGTCGACACGGCCCGCCTGGAAGTGCAGGAGCTGGTCGGCCTCAAGCGTGGGCGGGTACGGCTCGGCGCGACGCCGTCCCTGTGCGCAGGCCTGCTGGCGGACGTCCTGCGCCGTTTCCACGACACCTATCCCGGGATCCAGCTCCTCGTCGAGGAGGGCGGCTCGCGGGACCTCGTCCGGGAGCTGACGCGCGGCTCGCTCGACATGGCCCTGGTCATCCTCCCCCTGCACGGCGACCCGCCCCTGGACACCACGCCGATCCTGCGCGAGTACCTGGTGGTGGCCTCCCCGGCGGGGCCCGAGCCGGGCGCCCCGGAGCGCTCCCCGAAGGCCGCGCCGCTCCCGCGCCGCTCGTACCTGCGCATCGAGGACCTGCAGAACCGCCCGCTGGTGATGTTCCGTCCTGGATACGACCTGCGCGAGGCGACGATCAGCGCGTGCAGGGCCGCCGGGTTCGAGCCGAGGTTCGCGGTCGAGGGCGGCGAGATGGACGCCGTCCTGCGTTTCGTGGAGGTCGGGCTCGGCATCGCGGTCGTCCCCAGCATGGTGCTGGCCGGACGCCCCGGCCTGCGCGGGACCCCGCTCGTCCTGGCGGACGAGGAGGCGCGCCGCGGCCGCCACGGCCCGGGCCTGCTCCGCACCATCGCGCTCGCGCACCGCAAGGACGTCGAGCTCACCCACGCCGCCCGGGCGTTCCAGGAGACTCTGCAGACCTTCCTCGTGGAGGCCGCCCTGGCCGGCAGCCTCCCCGCCGGCGTCGAGACTCTCGTTAACGCCTAG